The Juglans microcarpa x Juglans regia isolate MS1-56 chromosome 2D, Jm3101_v1.0, whole genome shotgun sequence DNA window TAGCCATGAGGCTGATCCCTCTCTCCATCGCGGAGAGACAAGACAACCTTAGGCTCAACTTGCCTCCTTAGCCCACGAGAAGGTAGATTGCCCGGCCAATTTAGAACCATGCATGTCTTCCTCCATTAGCATAGTAGTGTccatcaatgttttgaatatcataCCGGAAGCCGTAAcggtcaaggcactagaacgaaatatttcgatatcggtaccgtttcgtgcaccatttcgggatagttgatatatgaataaattatatatataaatatatatataaattaaattctaaaataatagtctatatatgaataaattatatataaatacatatatatataaattataaatagcctagtatGAATTAgaggtcaaaaaataagcttgtagtttgaaaaaatgaaaaaaaaattaaaggccaaaatataggccggtacaggccgaaatataggccgttATAGGTCGAAATTGAGGTCGAAACAACCGGTacggccggtacgaaacataTAGGGTACCTGTACCAGCCCAGCGGCCggtacgaaaaatttcgaccgtaccggccggtacggtacgaaatttaaaacactggtgtCCATCCTATTCAGGAAACGAgaatgttttcattattttacttTTGTCACAGAAGTCAATGTCGCAAACCTGGGTTCTCCGATCTATGTCGCATAATGCTTATTGATGATGTCCGCATTGATGTCCTGTGTTGCCGTCGTCCGTGTTGATGATGTCCACTTCTTTTACTTCATCATTCTGGCAGCTCATAGACTTGGCCCGCTTTCCGTTGGGGAGAGATTGGACTACCTCATGCCAAACTGCCTTTTTCTCTCTTGGGGAGGTAATTCGGACAGCAATGTGGTTGGTCCACTCCTTCGCTGCGATGGGCGTCGGGGTAAGAGTTAGAGTAGCCTCAGGGCTGAACCCACTCTCCTTCAAAAGAGGAACGAGACGGCCTTTGGCTCATCTCATCCATTTGTCCCCCAGGCAGTTTGTTTTGGACCCGCTCACGTCTGTTGACACTGCAGGACAaggtaagtttgggtcaggtTGGCGCTGATCCCACACTTTGTCGTAGcgggggtcggggtaagttattcgggtaaGAAATCTTAGGAAATTCAAGAATCGGAAAAATGGAGAGATCATGGGGTCAAGGAATGTTTATCGAAAGATAGAGAAAGGGAAACATAAAGGGAAATGCTACTCAAAAGGAATATACTCAGAAGAAATCTCACGTCCCGTGGTGCCCTCATCTGTCATGGTATCTCCCTCCCAGCCACAACAACCGCTGCCCCACGTTCAACCGTAGCCCCTCCATCACTGCCTCTTTCTGCTGCCTTGGACAACCACAGGGAACATCACTGCCGACTTGGTTTCCTCTACACCGTGCTAGaaactctctcatctctactTTCTCTCATTCAATATTTTATGTCTATCTTAGAAAAGGCAAGGAAATTTTAGAAGTCATACCTTAGAAACCTTGAACCATTGAACCGATCGGGGTGTGTATATCGAGTGGCTTGGCAAGTGGTCAAGAAGTCATATGCTTGGCAAGCGGATTAAACCTAAAGGCATATGAATTTTAAGGACTTGCCAAGTTTTAATACAGATGTCCTATAAATGCAAAAGATCATAACATGAACCAAAGTCCTTGACCGTTTCATAGCGGTCACCTTGAACGATTTGCCAGGAAGTTACAAACGTTGGTTTATTAACTTCATAAAACGTTAtacatttcttaattttatgctATGAATGCCAAGTCAGCAATTGAAAACTtggcttttatataattaaatagaagtATGGGAGGGTTGCAGATCATCTTTGTCTCCCCTAAATTCGTGCCCCTTCTATTGTCAAGGTCCTTCAATACGGCGTGACTTCTCTGATGGCACTATAAATGTGGCGTATAGTTCGATAGTGGCACCATTTGTTCCCGACTTTGCGCTTGTTCTTTATGAGCCATAGATGATCTGATATTGATGGATCAAGGGTTGTTTGCATTTCTCGTTGTGTTCTGTGCAGGTGTTTAGGTTTTGAACGCGACCGCAGGCTATCGGGCTTACCTATCTTGTCGACTACTCGACTCCTTTTCCTGATAGATGTTTTGCCTCTTACGTAGAATTGGTGGCTTTTGAGTCGGGTATTGGGCCGAGGCCCAATGAATTTTGTGAAGTgggaaaaatccccttacaattaatttaaacaaaagttttatacaagaaaattaatatattaacatggTTTAACGTAATTTttgtattgtaaaataaatataacatattacaTTAAGCCAGTTCAGCATATAAACTTCCTTGGCGTATacgtatcatttctcttttatgtttttaccatttaaaacaactttttgtATCCAATAAACACTGATATTACGATTTTTTTCCTAACGTGGTTTtccatgttatttattatttctcattactGTCacatttcttcatcatttgtaaatggattttatcactatttatcttttctttagagAAATTTGAGTTTAGATTCTCAAATGGTTAagctttttctttgttttttaatttcaaattttcaaaactatgctttttaaatataaaaacaaattttaaaatataatcattAGGAAGAGATGAATAATTGCAAAAagactataaatattaaaaaaaaacgtGATGGTTAGAggaaaaatagtataaaaatatgAGTATTGAAAAGTAAGAactaaacaaaattatttaaataaagtaGTTGAAAGGAtagaataaatgtgttttaaaaagTGGATAGCTAAAATAGATGATAAGGCCTTTTTAGCTAAACCTAGCACGCACAAATTTTAGAGAGAGGCAACGCGAATGCTTTAGCATGCAACCCGGACCGAAATTGAAGCTCACACCTCTCAATAAATGCCTCTTAGGCACCCTCTCTGTGGGGTCGCTCCCTTCTACCCCCACAATTCCAAACCCCAAAGCTTGGTCccacaaatctctctctctctctctctctgtctctgaaTCCCAGCGTCTTTgtctaaatccaaacaaaagaCAAGCCTTCCAAGGAAGAAAGGAGATCAttgatttctctctctttctttctctctctctcttaccaATCTCTCCTCTCTATCTTAAACTCCCTCACCTTGGGAGAGGAGAGATCGAACTCTTCCAAACCTACATGCCTCATCTCCTTCCTATAGTGCTGCATACAAGATCCCCCATCATCAGAATACCAGTTCGATACAACACCTAGCTGCCATTATTTAAGCACTGAACCACTTCCACTTTCTCAAAGCTAACGAAACTGATCATAAGATAGGAAAGaataagagaaggaagaagggtTCTAGGCTAAGGTGGTAGGCTCGATAGACAGGCCAAGGATGATCACGAAAAGCCAGGAAGGAGCACAGAGCGAGGCTGCTACTGGGCCTGCTAAAGGCGGTTCCGAGTCCAGCCGAGCGGGGTTGAAGAAGGGGCCATGGACAGCTGTGGAGGATGCTATCTTGGTAGAGTATGTGAAGAAGTATGGTGAAGGGAACTGGAATGCCGTGCAGAAGAATTGCGGGTTGATGCGGTGTGGCAAAAGTTGTAGATTGAGATGGGCTAACCATTTGAGGCCAAATCTCAAGAAGGGCTCATTTTCACCTGAAGAAGAGAGGATTATCATAGAACTTCACGCTAGACTCGGCAACAAATGGGCTCGCATGGCTTCTCAGGTATGCTCTTATTCAATTTGTTGAATATCAATCGTATACGACATGCATTCTCATTTTCATGcatattcttcttttttgtaaggtgattatgtatttttatgatattggcATTGATTTCTTGTACCTTTTCTTGCccattttctttggttttgatCGCGACCCTTCGGTGTTTATTCTATTCAGAttggtttcttcttcttattcttttttatgttcTGATCATGTGGTTAGATCATTtccttttagaaaaaattttatgGTTATCTCGTTTTTCTAATCTGATCTTCCCTCGACCTTGATTGTGACCAAGCGCCGGTCTCCTTTCCCCCCTCATGTGTTTAGATGAGTGCGATGGCTTGCAtgcatcatttttcttcttgtctaTTTCATCTTCATTAATATAAATGAAGCTCTTTGGATTTAGGAACATAAATTTCTCACTTCCTTGTTTTTGGATTCCATATGAACTTTCCGATTCtactttgtttccttttcttttgcatgatcaatttgtttcttaataaacaaatatattcgCGTCTTTGATGCTGACCTCAAAGTACTTTTGTctctggtctctctctctctctctctcatttttgttTGGACCCACCGCTTTATATTTTTCTGTGAAATTGGCCACCTAcgtagttttttgtttttttttttttttttttcttgaactcTTTGTTCTAACTCTGATTTCTCTGCTTTCTACCTTCAGTTACCTGGTCGAACTGACAACGAAATAAAAAACTACTGGAATACAAGAATGAAGAGACGCCTGAGATCCGGGTTGCCTATTTACCCTCAAGAAGTTCAGCAAGAAGCTGCAGCGTTTCACCTATTgaaacagcagcagcagcaagatCACCTCCACCAAAAGCACCAAGATCATTCTTCTGCTGGTTCATTCTCAGCGCTACTCTCCTCTTCTCAACCTCTTGAGCTCAACTACAATCCCTCAATTTCCCTCTTTGAGACGATGAATTTCTCTTCGGCTGCAAACCATCTTCCTAACCAAGCATCTTATGAATCTTACTCTAAACCTAGCAACCAATTCAGGTTTTTCAGTGAAAACAATAATATTGCAGGCTATACTTTGCCCCTATCCCCCATTTCTCCTTTTGAATCATCACCGTCCACCGCTTTTAATCAGAATATATCATCCAAACCCATTTCATCTCCATTAATTGAATTCAGTTCAGACAGTCTTAGTAGGAGTTACAATGTCGGGGGCATGGCTGCAAGAGCTCCATATGAGCCATTCGGTGTAGCTCAGGATCTAGAAACAGAGCCCCCTTCAAACCAAACACCACCGCAGTCAACAACTCATGCTTCATCAACAGCCAGTGGCGATGAGAACTTTATGAGAGCTCCAAGCAATGCTAATGACTGTGAACTGGAGACGCCATTGTTGCAAGATGATAGTGGATTATTGAATGCTCTGTTAGTGGAATCTCAAACTCTTTCCGAGAAGTCCAAGGGAAAAGCATTATCAGCAGCCTCTTCCGACAAAGGGAAAAGCGTGGTGGTGGATGCACTCAGTAAGGAGGAAGACACAATGCATATGGAATCACCTATGAAGATTAGTGGTGAGACGAGCGCTGAGAAGCAGTGGGATGATTTGAACTCTTCTCAATCATCATTTGGTGAGTTTGTCCTTTTTGTTTCAACCTTTTTCCTGACAAATTTAAGATTGGCTTTCGTTAGCTCGTAATAGTAATGACTGCTACTTATGATCGGTATGCATTTCTCTCAACTCTCACCGatccttattttttatttaacatgtttgcaaaaaatatatatgcctTACAAGTACTTTTGTTGGTAAGCCATCTTCTGTAGCGCCATTGTGTTCATATGCTGTACCTTTTGGTTCAAACAGGGATGAAACCAACTGATCAGGATCAACTAGTGGAGATGAACTCCATGGATGATGATTTGCTGAGCCTACTGGACAACTTCCCATCAGCAATGCCAGCACCCGAGTGGTATCGTGGAGGTCTCAACATATCCAATGGGAAATCATCGGGTGTGGAAAGAGACAATATGAGACTTGATACTCAGCAAAATGCTTCGCCTGCGCCGGTTACAACCAGTACTACCACACCAGAGCATGAATGGGGCATCGGCCCTTATCAATGGAATAACATGCCTAGCATATGCTAGAGAGCTTCCTACAGATGTCTTGTGTTTCCATTTCTTTAGTCTAGGGTTAGTGCACTAGTGTCCATATGGTTTAAAGAGTAGATAATAGGGCTTCATAAGAGTTAAGAATTAGAGAGTAGTCTCCAGGTGggtaaaaaaaaacttagtctaatttattattagttCATGTGTTGCTTGCAAGTTTAGCTTTGCTTTAGGCTTCATGAATTGttacttatatatatcatggtgcaatgtttgtttgtttgtgagTGGCTTGTGCATGTAGAGGgggaaaaaacagaaaatatgtTGTGG harbors:
- the LOC121248550 gene encoding transcription factor MYB101, with product MITKSQEGAQSEAATGPAKGGSESSRAGLKKGPWTAVEDAILVEYVKKYGEGNWNAVQKNCGLMRCGKSCRLRWANHLRPNLKKGSFSPEEERIIIELHARLGNKWARMASQLPGRTDNEIKNYWNTRMKRRLRSGLPIYPQEVQQEAAAFHLLKQQQQQDHLHQKHQDHSSAGSFSALLSSSQPLELNYNPSISLFETMNFSSAANHLPNQASYESYSKPSNQFRFFSENNNIAGYTLPLSPISPFESSPSTAFNQNISSKPISSPLIEFSSDSLSRSYNVGGMAARAPYEPFGVAQDLETEPPSNQTPPQSTTHASSTASGDENFMRAPSNANDCELETPLLQDDSGLLNALLVESQTLSEKSKGKALSAASSDKGKSVVVDALSKEEDTMHMESPMKISGETSAEKQWDDLNSSQSSFGMKPTDQDQLVEMNSMDDDLLSLLDNFPSAMPAPEWYRGGLNISNGKSSGVERDNMRLDTQQNASPAPVTTSTTTPEHEWGIGPYQWNNMPSIC